Proteins encoded within one genomic window of Hahella chejuensis KCTC 2396:
- a CDS encoding type I polyketide synthase: MKREFSGNEVAIIGISCRFPQSPDWRAFWRNLLAGRELVSFFSRDELLAAGAPSDLIDLPNYVPAKAALEDAECFDYEFFGYSQREAQKMDPQLRVLHEVSYNAFLDAGLNPGASSLNAGVFIGSTLNMERLEQFAGASQDIAEMFDVGNYNDPAAFATQIAYRMKLQGPAVHVQTACSTSLSAVHLACKSLLAGECDMALAGGACITDPVTGGYLYQNGMILSPDGHCKTFSDQGQGTVNGNGVGVVLLKLLEDALADGDPIHAVILESGMNNDGDRKVSFEAPSVQGQADVISQVYQLADIPFSSLGMIEAHGTATVLGDPIEIQALNKAAQALTPPEQLAQFRCAIGSVKSNMGHLDAAAGVAGLIKAALSVRYGKTPPTLHFNQPNPHLELDKTPFWAPTQATDWPAGQPIRRAGVSSFGIGGTNVHVLLEQPPRIDDLDAARSVESAVKTAETQTAAQGHILPLSASSPAALARLAQTYALHLDLELAEGGADLSLIARQLQDNRSEYSCRAAFVAADGADWKQQLDAWEWTDGAEKPRDDQVWLFPGQGSQSPQMGLRLAAEFPEFGERYFRLLEQAAQLLITELGAQPGAERDALIERLKQPESLSTLYLQPLIYALQTALGVWLREIGCQPAALCGFSLGEFAAAAVAGVFTPEEGMTLVVARARLMDATPKGAVFAVSCKQGFDDPLPAELWRVAELSPGTWTLATSEEGAAAAEAWLTRQGLTFKRVAVSHAFHTPLIESAARAFGEMLQSCALQPAQCAIFSTATGRKLDERDMCDPQYWVRQMLSPVQWGAALAEVNAAHPDALYTQIGTGVDLLQHARKWLRLQASRLTPSLGSAGVGQEATALRQFIAKAWTQGARIAWSRLYLRPARDQESLRSHLPGHAFERRVCAPLTKARSLKARSLPASSAQDSNRVASLFFGSHFYGQEWESIGAQPPERLPMDETPDIWIICRQLTQRERDLAQALETRNQRCGVIECGEWRGDFSKVHAELQDWLTQQGVRASAAMDVIVTGLLDDLDATQAQFWAFWLPVALARWSAAQPSSPKLRLIFPAVGMAAWEGTETLNAEKSQLLGPLLIAPEEYTDLSALCIDLTSEQADGPDGESVAQALKPWLERGWRGGQLYCLRRDAFWRRRVSARIQAQPLARALPDISRNSWVLITGANGGMGAAIAEHLAEVYHCHLLLLVRKSLPPRRDWAAEIAGQSANAEFLQWVLSLESKGGRVTLLQGDLGDEAALNKAFAPVFQLAAQGVGVDYVFHTAGRGEGAMMQMRSEAESLATLAPKVTGTRFLCDNLERLGKPTLLLFSSLGNLLPKEKVGQVAYVSANACLEAYAEQVRRRGGRALAIAWDDWAESGMATRSAQQLDDALKQPVRSEAEHASLWRRSLDARRDWWLDEHRMDAATTVMPAMGMVTLAYRAIAEQALAQRFSLHGVAIERPLVVQDGVALDVAVAFSDDHAAFTIFSGVGAFSAESWTRHATGKIRLGDSAISSQQAGPEPVGGKETVGDEESVGEREPLFRVRDGVGVSPKGALAFGPRWRNVIAVDRVAPDAVAVQLQLPAAYQGEAAAEGLHVALLDTATLIASPEQEDAQYAPVSIGAFTQYAPMGDQVRSRVQVSDLGAGKLLQVKIYSDANALLVAIDDLLLVDASEALRSNDSARHAVMRLRNGDARDGNFAFESRQEPRREPGPLEVEIQVRAAGLNFKDVLIALGVLPAPSDPSMTFGQEAAGVVTRIGAEVTKVRVGDRVMCAGHSCLAEHVLMPERVVAPIPPVLGYQQAAGVPVAFTTAWIALRHTANLRPGERILIHSAAGGVGMAAMQIALHLGAEVWVTAGTEEKRNLLVSLGAQGAANSRTREFGDVFRERLGERPFQVILNALAGELLEESLSLLAPQGRFLELGLRDILQDWKLGLSMFAEGGSFHAVQAGAEHPAYKEAWAEVVALLEREALRPLPTKAYAARDIADAFQFMAQGRHIGKIVIAMETPSEERSFAAKLREEGLSNQEGTRIALAMATLARQLQTPFVAVSKLPVGVVLEKQLSTQQMLFSASASQGAPDAADEAESLAGADAETLLTAMRAMLESFLGTDGLDVDASFFNLGATSLDLIQFAKRLEQRLAREIPVALLFKAASLRELSKELAPAESAPVDPAPSAQADLGDKRRALQARRKLRGATQRQESEVNE; the protein is encoded by the coding sequence ATGAAGCGAGAATTTAGCGGTAACGAAGTCGCCATAATTGGTATTTCCTGCCGATTTCCCCAAAGCCCCGACTGGCGCGCGTTCTGGCGCAATCTCCTGGCGGGGCGCGAGCTGGTGTCGTTTTTTTCCAGGGACGAGCTGTTGGCCGCCGGCGCGCCATCCGATCTCATCGACCTGCCCAACTACGTGCCGGCCAAAGCCGCGCTTGAGGATGCGGAGTGCTTTGACTATGAGTTCTTCGGCTATTCACAGCGGGAAGCCCAGAAAATGGACCCGCAATTGCGGGTGCTTCACGAAGTCAGCTACAACGCCTTTCTCGACGCCGGGCTGAATCCAGGCGCGTCCTCTCTCAACGCCGGCGTGTTCATCGGTTCGACGCTGAACATGGAGCGGCTGGAGCAGTTCGCGGGCGCCAGTCAGGACATTGCGGAAATGTTCGACGTCGGCAACTACAACGATCCCGCTGCTTTCGCCACGCAGATCGCCTATCGGATGAAACTGCAGGGACCGGCGGTGCATGTGCAGACCGCCTGTTCGACCTCGCTGTCCGCCGTGCACCTGGCCTGCAAGTCCCTGCTGGCCGGAGAGTGCGACATGGCCCTGGCCGGCGGCGCCTGCATCACCGATCCGGTGACGGGCGGCTACCTGTACCAGAACGGCATGATCCTGTCGCCGGACGGTCACTGTAAGACTTTCTCGGATCAGGGCCAGGGCACGGTCAACGGCAATGGCGTGGGCGTGGTGCTGCTGAAGCTTCTGGAAGACGCTCTGGCGGACGGCGATCCGATTCATGCGGTGATCCTGGAGTCCGGCATGAACAACGACGGCGATCGCAAGGTGAGCTTTGAAGCCCCCAGCGTGCAGGGGCAGGCGGATGTCATTTCCCAGGTGTACCAACTGGCGGATATTCCGTTCTCCAGTCTGGGCATGATCGAAGCCCACGGCACCGCCACGGTGCTTGGCGATCCGATAGAAATTCAGGCGTTGAACAAAGCCGCGCAGGCGTTGACGCCGCCGGAGCAACTGGCGCAGTTTCGTTGCGCCATCGGCAGCGTCAAATCCAACATGGGGCATCTTGATGCGGCGGCGGGCGTTGCGGGTCTGATTAAGGCCGCCCTGAGCGTTCGCTATGGCAAGACTCCTCCCACGCTGCATTTCAACCAGCCCAATCCCCACCTGGAACTGGATAAAACCCCTTTCTGGGCGCCGACCCAGGCGACGGACTGGCCTGCCGGGCAACCCATTCGCCGTGCGGGAGTCAGCTCATTCGGCATCGGCGGCACCAACGTGCATGTACTGCTGGAGCAACCGCCGCGCATCGACGATCTGGACGCAGCCAGATCCGTGGAGAGCGCCGTGAAGACCGCTGAGACACAGACGGCGGCGCAGGGGCATATTCTGCCGCTGTCGGCATCCTCGCCGGCGGCGCTGGCCCGGTTGGCGCAAACCTACGCCTTGCATCTGGACCTGGAGCTTGCAGAGGGCGGCGCGGATCTGTCGCTAATCGCCCGGCAGTTGCAGGACAACCGCAGCGAGTATTCCTGTCGCGCGGCCTTTGTCGCCGCCGACGGCGCGGACTGGAAGCAGCAGCTGGACGCATGGGAATGGACGGACGGCGCCGAGAAGCCCAGAGACGACCAAGTCTGGCTGTTCCCGGGGCAGGGATCGCAATCCCCGCAAATGGGACTGCGTCTGGCGGCGGAATTTCCCGAATTCGGCGAACGTTATTTTCGTCTGCTGGAGCAGGCGGCGCAATTACTGATCACAGAACTTGGCGCGCAGCCCGGCGCTGAGCGGGACGCCCTGATCGAGCGCCTCAAACAGCCGGAATCCTTGTCGACGCTGTATCTGCAACCGCTGATCTATGCGCTGCAAACCGCCCTGGGCGTCTGGCTGCGCGAGATAGGCTGCCAACCGGCGGCGCTGTGCGGCTTCAGTCTGGGGGAATTCGCCGCAGCGGCGGTCGCAGGCGTTTTCACCCCGGAAGAGGGCATGACGCTGGTGGTCGCCCGCGCCAGACTGATGGACGCCACGCCCAAAGGCGCGGTGTTCGCCGTGAGCTGCAAGCAAGGCTTTGACGACCCATTGCCGGCTGAGCTGTGGCGGGTTGCGGAACTGAGTCCGGGAACCTGGACCCTGGCGACCTCGGAGGAGGGCGCTGCGGCGGCGGAAGCCTGGCTGACGCGCCAGGGACTGACGTTCAAGCGCGTGGCGGTGTCCCACGCCTTCCATACGCCGTTGATCGAATCGGCGGCGCGGGCGTTCGGCGAAATGCTGCAATCCTGCGCGCTGCAACCGGCGCAATGCGCCATTTTCTCGACCGCCACGGGCCGCAAGCTCGACGAGCGCGATATGTGCGATCCGCAATACTGGGTGCGGCAAATGCTGTCGCCGGTGCAGTGGGGCGCGGCGCTGGCGGAAGTGAATGCGGCGCATCCTGATGCGCTCTATACGCAAATCGGAACCGGCGTGGATTTGCTGCAGCATGCGCGCAAATGGCTGCGCCTGCAGGCGTCGAGATTGACGCCAAGTCTGGGCTCCGCCGGGGTGGGGCAAGAGGCGACGGCGTTACGCCAGTTCATCGCCAAAGCCTGGACCCAGGGCGCGCGCATCGCCTGGTCGCGGCTGTACCTACGGCCGGCGCGGGATCAAGAGAGCCTGCGCAGTCATCTGCCTGGTCACGCCTTTGAGCGTCGCGTTTGTGCGCCACTGACGAAGGCGCGTTCATTAAAGGCGCGTTCATTACCTGCATCTTCCGCACAGGATTCAAACAGGGTCGCTTCGCTGTTCTTTGGCTCGCATTTTTATGGTCAGGAATGGGAAAGCATTGGCGCGCAACCGCCCGAACGTTTGCCGATGGATGAAACCCCGGATATCTGGATTATCTGTCGTCAATTGACGCAACGAGAACGGGATCTAGCGCAGGCGCTGGAAACCCGCAACCAGCGCTGTGGAGTGATCGAGTGCGGCGAGTGGCGGGGCGATTTCAGCAAGGTCCATGCTGAGCTGCAGGACTGGCTGACGCAGCAGGGGGTGCGGGCGTCTGCGGCGATGGACGTGATTGTCACCGGATTGCTGGATGACCTGGACGCCACACAGGCGCAATTCTGGGCGTTCTGGCTGCCGGTGGCGCTGGCCAGGTGGAGCGCGGCGCAGCCGTCCTCGCCAAAATTAAGACTGATATTTCCCGCCGTCGGCATGGCGGCCTGGGAGGGAACGGAAACCCTGAACGCGGAAAAAAGCCAGTTGCTGGGCCCATTGCTGATTGCGCCGGAAGAATACACGGATCTGTCAGCCCTGTGCATAGACCTGACGAGCGAGCAGGCGGACGGCCCTGATGGAGAAAGCGTCGCCCAGGCTCTCAAACCCTGGCTGGAGCGCGGCTGGCGCGGCGGCCAGTTGTATTGCCTGCGACGCGATGCGTTCTGGCGTCGGCGTGTAAGCGCACGGATACAGGCGCAACCTCTGGCGCGCGCGCTTCCGGATATCAGCCGCAACAGCTGGGTGCTCATCACCGGCGCCAATGGCGGCATGGGCGCGGCGATTGCGGAGCATCTGGCGGAGGTCTACCACTGTCATCTGCTGTTGCTGGTGCGCAAGTCTTTACCGCCGCGACGGGACTGGGCGGCGGAGATCGCCGGTCAGAGCGCCAACGCTGAGTTTCTGCAATGGGTGCTGAGCCTTGAATCCAAAGGCGGCCGCGTCACTTTGCTGCAAGGGGATCTTGGCGACGAAGCGGCGCTGAACAAGGCGTTCGCGCCGGTGTTCCAGCTCGCGGCGCAGGGCGTTGGCGTCGACTATGTGTTCCATACCGCCGGTCGCGGCGAAGGCGCCATGATGCAGATGCGCTCGGAGGCGGAATCCCTCGCCACCCTGGCGCCGAAAGTCACGGGAACCCGTTTCCTGTGCGACAACCTGGAGCGGCTGGGGAAACCGACCCTGTTGCTGTTCTCCAGTCTGGGCAACTTACTGCCGAAGGAAAAAGTCGGTCAGGTCGCCTATGTTTCCGCCAACGCCTGCCTGGAGGCATACGCCGAACAGGTGCGTCGACGGGGCGGCCGCGCCCTGGCCATCGCCTGGGACGACTGGGCGGAATCCGGCATGGCGACGCGCTCGGCGCAGCAACTGGATGACGCCCTCAAACAGCCTGTGCGGTCCGAAGCGGAGCATGCCTCGCTTTGGCGCCGCTCCCTGGACGCCAGGCGGGACTGGTGGCTGGACGAGCACCGCATGGATGCCGCCACGACGGTGATGCCGGCCATGGGCATGGTGACGCTGGCCTATCGCGCCATCGCCGAGCAAGCGCTGGCGCAACGGTTTTCCCTGCACGGCGTCGCCATTGAAAGGCCGCTGGTGGTGCAGGACGGAGTGGCGTTAGACGTGGCGGTGGCGTTCTCCGACGACCACGCCGCGTTCACGATTTTCTCCGGCGTCGGCGCATTCTCCGCAGAGTCCTGGACCCGCCACGCAACCGGCAAAATCCGCCTTGGCGACAGCGCGATCTCATCGCAACAGGCGGGCCCAGAGCCAGTCGGGGGTAAGGAGACAGTCGGGGACGAGGAGTCAGTTGGGGAGAGGGAGCCTCTGTTTCGCGTTCGCGATGGTGTCGGCGTCAGCCCCAAAGGCGCGCTGGCCTTCGGACCGCGCTGGCGCAATGTGATCGCGGTGGATCGCGTCGCCCCCGACGCCGTCGCTGTGCAATTGCAGCTGCCGGCGGCTTATCAGGGCGAAGCGGCGGCGGAGGGTCTGCATGTCGCATTGCTGGACACCGCCACCCTGATCGCCTCTCCGGAACAGGAAGACGCGCAATATGCGCCAGTGTCCATCGGCGCCTTCACACAGTATGCGCCCATGGGCGACCAGGTCAGGAGCCGGGTGCAGGTCAGCGATCTGGGCGCCGGCAAGTTGCTACAGGTGAAAATCTATTCGGATGCGAACGCCTTGTTGGTGGCGATCGACGATCTGCTGCTGGTGGATGCGTCTGAGGCGTTACGCAGTAATGACTCGGCGCGTCACGCCGTCATGCGCTTGCGCAATGGCGACGCCCGCGATGGCAATTTCGCCTTCGAATCCCGCCAGGAACCGCGCCGGGAGCCCGGCCCGCTGGAGGTGGAGATTCAAGTCAGGGCGGCGGGACTTAACTTCAAGGATGTCTTGATCGCCCTGGGAGTTTTACCCGCGCCGTCCGACCCGAGCATGACCTTCGGCCAGGAAGCGGCGGGGGTCGTCACCCGGATTGGTGCGGAGGTGACGAAGGTTCGCGTCGGTGACCGCGTGATGTGCGCGGGCCATAGTTGTCTGGCGGAGCATGTCCTGATGCCGGAGCGGGTGGTGGCTCCTATCCCCCCTGTGCTCGGATATCAGCAGGCCGCCGGCGTCCCTGTCGCGTTCACCACCGCCTGGATCGCGTTGCGGCACACCGCCAATCTGAGGCCGGGGGAACGCATACTGATCCATTCCGCCGCTGGCGGCGTGGGTATGGCGGCCATGCAGATCGCGCTGCATCTGGGGGCGGAAGTCTGGGTCACCGCCGGTACGGAAGAGAAACGTAATCTGCTGGTGAGTCTGGGCGCCCAGGGCGCGGCGAACTCCAGAACCCGTGAATTCGGCGACGTTTTCCGCGAGCGCCTGGGCGAGCGGCCTTTCCAGGTAATTCTCAACGCGCTGGCGGGTGAGTTGCTGGAGGAGAGCCTGTCCTTGCTGGCGCCCCAGGGGCGCTTCCTGGAGCTGGGGCTGCGGGACATTTTGCAGGACTGGAAACTGGGCCTGTCGATGTTTGCCGAGGGCGGCAGTTTCCACGCCGTACAGGCTGGGGCGGAGCATCCTGCTTACAAAGAAGCCTGGGCCGAAGTCGTGGCGCTGCTGGAGCGGGAGGCGCTGAGACCTTTGCCCACCAAAGCCTACGCCGCCAGAGACATCGCCGACGCGTTTCAGTTTATGGCCCAGGGCCGGCACATCGGAAAGATCGTCATTGCGATGGAGACGCCTTCGGAGGAGCGAAGCTTCGCCGCCAAACTGCGGGAGGAGGGACTGTCGAACCAGGAAGGAACGCGCATCGCGCTGGCGATGGCGACCCTGGCGCGTCAGCTGCAGACGCCTTTTGTCGCCGTCTCCAAACTGCCTGTGGGCGTGGTGCTGGAGAAACAATTGAGCACTCAGCAGATGCTGTTCAGCGCCAGCGCTTCTCAGGGCGCGCCGGACGCCGCCGATGAGGCGGAATCTCTGGCGGGCGCGGACGCGGAAACGCTGCTGACGGCGATGCGCGCCATGCTGGAAAGCTTCCTGGGCACGGACGGGCTGGATGTTGACGCCAGCTTCTTCAATCTGGGGGCGACCTCACTGGACCTGATCCAGTTCGCCAAACGACTGGAGCAAAGGCTGGCCCGTGAGATTCCGGTGGCCCTGCTGTTTAAAGCCGCCTCCCTGCGTGAGTTGAGCAAGGAACTGGCGCCGGCGGAGTCTGCGCCGGTCGATCCCGCGCCGTCTGCGCAGGCGGACCTTGGCGACAAGCGACGGGCGCTGCAGGCCCGTCGCAAGTTGCGGGGCGCGACCCAGCGTCAGGAGAGCGAAGTCAATGAATAA
- a CDS encoding ACP S-malonyltransferase: MDSAKTVFLFPGVGAQQPDMFAEFLVYPEYRERLQEVSELSQVNLQEVIHGERRDALKQVRVAQLALTATTVAIADILRKHCGLVPDFVMGHSLGQYPAMCAAGYLDLATLTQVVNLRSEIVEACARQFEQGEMCWVLHAPAATVAQEVEKARAEDGVNIYISAIDAFDQATVSGEMAEIRRFAPRMEAMGGLLYPLKIGGPFHSPLMAEARAQLERQLDFLPTAQPVEQLSRLVCNVSGAETPAANIKASILQHLTSPVQWLRSLQYVAQNGVTRYLEISPKSVLSYLTQRANLPMQSVCEPQDLFAFAQTMSAPQNRREQFLQRCCYHLYSAKLPVLDDPGALQQLRRIRTEVKETLADANHKQGEQAAFIHARTQQWLNIIEDAGAVSLAIDKRRLQHLYDAAERCA; this comes from the coding sequence ATGGATTCAGCTAAAACCGTCTTTCTTTTTCCCGGAGTGGGCGCCCAGCAGCCGGATATGTTCGCCGAATTCCTGGTTTATCCCGAGTATCGGGAGCGCCTGCAGGAAGTGTCGGAGCTGTCCCAGGTCAACCTGCAGGAGGTGATTCACGGCGAGCGCCGCGACGCACTAAAGCAGGTGCGCGTCGCCCAGTTGGCGCTGACGGCGACCACCGTCGCCATCGCCGACATTTTGCGCAAGCACTGCGGGCTGGTTCCCGATTTTGTGATGGGACACAGCCTGGGGCAATATCCCGCTATGTGCGCCGCCGGCTATCTGGATCTGGCTACGCTCACGCAGGTGGTCAATCTGCGTTCGGAGATCGTCGAGGCCTGTGCGCGTCAGTTCGAGCAAGGCGAAATGTGCTGGGTGCTGCACGCCCCGGCCGCGACCGTCGCGCAGGAAGTGGAGAAGGCGAGAGCAGAGGATGGGGTGAATATCTACATCTCCGCCATAGACGCCTTCGATCAGGCGACGGTCTCTGGAGAAATGGCGGAGATTAGACGTTTTGCGCCCCGGATGGAGGCCATGGGCGGTCTGCTGTATCCCCTTAAGATCGGCGGACCTTTCCACTCTCCGCTGATGGCGGAGGCGCGCGCGCAACTGGAGCGCCAGCTTGACTTCCTGCCCACCGCACAACCGGTCGAGCAGCTGTCCCGTCTGGTCTGCAATGTGAGCGGCGCGGAAACGCCGGCGGCGAACATAAAAGCCTCCATCCTGCAACACCTGACGTCGCCGGTGCAGTGGTTGCGGAGTTTGCAGTATGTGGCGCAAAACGGCGTCACCCGTTATCTGGAAATTTCCCCCAAATCCGTCCTGAGTTATCTGACCCAGCGCGCGAACCTGCCTATGCAATCGGTTTGCGAGCCTCAGGACCTGTTCGCCTTCGCACAGACGATGAGCGCGCCGCAGAATCGCCGCGAGCAGTTTCTGCAGCGCTGCTGTTATCACCTGTACAGCGCGAAACTGCCGGTTCTGGATGATCCCGGCGCCCTGCAACAGCTTCGCCGCATCAGAACCGAGGTAAAGGAGACGCTGGCTGACGCGAACCATAAACAGGGCGAACAGGCTGCCTTCATTCACGCCCGCACCCAGCAGTGGCTGAACATCATTGAAGACGCCGGCGCCGTCTCTCTGGCCATCGACAAGCGCAGGCTGCAACACCTTTACGACGCGGCGGAGCGCTGCGCATGA
- a CDS encoding AMP-binding protein yields the protein MKSSNYIEELLQATPQASGLLFHALKDGNSAYHIGVSFTLRTPASEAEIGDLWRRIQASQPALRSVFLWRGLRAPHQAVYASPRIALDYAPLVASAHKARCLDWLAQSKARPFELDAEVFRIACLHDVAAGTLSIAFCFHHILMDGWSSSLLVSLWVQGLRGQAIPPLASRLYSQQLWKGLDPEALRRSREYWRDALQGVDDRDVAVTTKLLDEPLFRRATSKSNRDDSPLAENTAKAGRLWPQARKAEIEALCRRAGVTPASFVYLCWALTLSKLTFQKTVAFGCAFSGREAALAQNAEQQPLGLFTNTTPLLLILDGAWTLEAALRAMFQTLQRTQAHEKTPPLLIREIAGQREELYDSLVVFDNYPIDPSLQDASYATCLTDLHTEETTHFGLTLTVSGADAWKVELSAGETFNGDPAAVTAAFHAFDSLAADLVAMADHAPIADCLLQLVPDQAQASHLVAGATTATADINAVLQGIRQRLIEAPQNIGLIDGDRPISHGELAQRIAAVQAQLARAGFVAGDRVGVHAPKGEGSTVAILAILFSGGSYFYLNPKDPTSRKQTLLELAGCGIVLCDAALIAELGADSGRLLLEIVERVEIEAPLATQTDSDVPSPLPALWSQRRPEDEFYFIFTSGTTGAPKGISIRNESVANLLDWFIGETGLTQADRVLGLTDLNFDPSVEDLFGSLCVGATLIYPAPRVLQERTAFIRTMQETEATLVNFIPGAIAPLLEDAPRLPAMRLWIFGGEELPLRLRDQLLAQGYAVSNHYGPSETTVDCLSARQSLDAEIAIGWPIQNVVAYCADIFDKPLPPGVRGELWVAGRAVARGYATNPVETARAFVRYQDQTFYRTGDAVTFSPASGFNYLGRIDDQVKINGVRIEPRELERMVETMAEVRASCLLPVSEAGGKRQWRLFVDSAAPAAQLEPRVREHIRRHLPESWTPSRILAVNGFARTLTGKIDRRRLLDIAARQAQQDALTAAAQAPLTDPVEAQVQAIWRDILETPAVASDINFFDAGGDSIKIITLQSQLQQRFARDIGVAVIFEHPTIASFAAWIRRSEASAEHTGAQTDPADAGAASTQAHILSSARSGKNRLADRRRKVKGSSVS from the coding sequence ATGAAGTCGTCAAACTACATTGAGGAGTTGCTGCAGGCGACTCCGCAAGCCAGCGGTTTGCTGTTTCATGCGTTGAAGGACGGCAACAGCGCCTATCACATTGGCGTGTCCTTTACTCTGCGCACGCCGGCGAGCGAGGCGGAGATTGGCGATCTGTGGCGGCGAATCCAGGCGTCGCAGCCGGCCCTGCGATCCGTTTTCCTGTGGCGTGGCCTGCGCGCGCCGCATCAGGCGGTGTATGCGTCGCCCCGCATTGCTTTGGACTATGCGCCTTTGGTTGCGTCAGCCCACAAAGCCCGCTGTCTCGACTGGCTGGCCCAGTCCAAGGCGCGGCCCTTCGAGCTGGACGCCGAAGTGTTCCGCATCGCCTGCCTGCATGACGTTGCAGCGGGGACGCTGAGCATTGCTTTCTGTTTTCATCACATACTGATGGATGGCTGGAGCAGCTCGTTACTGGTCTCCCTGTGGGTGCAGGGCCTGCGCGGCCAGGCTATCCCGCCGCTGGCGTCGCGGTTGTATTCGCAACAGCTTTGGAAAGGGCTGGACCCGGAAGCGCTGCGACGCAGTCGGGAGTATTGGCGCGATGCGTTGCAGGGCGTTGACGACAGGGATGTGGCGGTCACGACTAAATTACTGGATGAGCCCCTGTTCCGTCGCGCGACATCGAAATCAAACCGTGACGACTCGCCGCTCGCAGAGAACACCGCAAAAGCCGGGCGTCTGTGGCCGCAGGCCCGTAAGGCGGAGATCGAAGCGCTGTGCCGTCGCGCTGGCGTGACGCCGGCGAGTTTTGTGTATCTGTGTTGGGCGCTGACCTTAAGCAAGCTTACCTTTCAGAAAACCGTGGCGTTCGGCTGCGCCTTTTCCGGGCGCGAGGCGGCGCTGGCGCAAAACGCCGAGCAGCAACCGTTGGGACTGTTCACCAACACGACGCCGCTGTTGCTGATCCTGGACGGCGCCTGGACCCTGGAAGCGGCGCTGCGCGCGATGTTTCAGACCTTGCAGCGCACTCAGGCCCACGAAAAAACGCCGCCGCTACTGATTCGGGAAATAGCGGGACAGAGAGAAGAGCTGTATGACTCGCTGGTCGTGTTCGACAACTATCCTATCGACCCCAGTTTGCAGGACGCGTCCTACGCAACCTGCCTGACCGATCTGCATACCGAGGAAACCACCCATTTCGGCCTGACCCTTACGGTTTCCGGCGCGGACGCCTGGAAAGTCGAGTTAAGCGCGGGCGAGACCTTTAACGGCGATCCCGCTGCAGTGACGGCGGCGTTTCACGCCTTTGACAGTCTGGCGGCGGATCTGGTCGCAATGGCGGATCACGCGCCGATTGCGGACTGCCTGTTACAGCTGGTCCCGGATCAGGCGCAGGCGAGCCATCTGGTGGCGGGAGCGACCACTGCGACGGCGGACATCAACGCCGTATTGCAGGGCATACGTCAGCGCCTGATCGAGGCGCCGCAAAATATCGGCCTGATCGACGGCGACCGGCCCATCAGCCACGGCGAACTGGCGCAACGCATCGCCGCCGTGCAGGCGCAATTAGCGCGCGCAGGATTTGTGGCTGGCGACCGGGTGGGCGTGCATGCGCCGAAAGGCGAAGGATCGACCGTGGCGATTCTGGCGATCCTGTTCAGCGGCGGCAGCTACTTTTATCTCAACCCGAAAGATCCAACGTCGCGCAAGCAGACGTTACTGGAACTGGCGGGCTGCGGCATTGTGCTGTGCGACGCCGCGTTGATCGCCGAATTAGGCGCGGATAGTGGTCGTCTTCTATTGGAAATAGTGGAAAGAGTTGAGATAGAGGCGCCGCTGGCGACGCAAACGGACAGCGATGTCCCATCCCCACTTCCAGCGTTGTGGTCCCAACGGCGTCCCGAAGACGAGTTTTATTTCATTTTCACCTCCGGCACCACCGGCGCGCCCAAAGGCATCTCCATTCGCAATGAATCCGTCGCGAACCTGTTGGACTGGTTCATTGGCGAAACCGGGCTCACCCAGGCGGACCGGGTGCTGGGACTGACGGACCTGAATTTCGATCCCAGCGTGGAAGACCTGTTCGGCAGCCTCTGCGTGGGTGCTACGTTGATATACCCCGCGCCGCGGGTTTTACAGGAACGCACGGCGTTTATCCGCACGATGCAGGAGACAGAGGCGACTTTGGTCAATTTCATCCCCGGCGCCATTGCGCCGTTGCTGGAAGACGCCCCCAGGCTGCCCGCCATGCGGTTGTGGATCTTCGGCGGGGAAGAGCTGCCGTTGCGCTTGCGGGACCAACTGCTGGCTCAGGGATATGCGGTGAGCAACCATTATGGCCCCAGCGAGACGACCGTGGACTGCCTGAGCGCCAGACAATCGCTGGATGCGGAGATCGCCATTGGCTGGCCTATTCAGAACGTCGTCGCCTATTGCGCGGATATCTTCGACAAGCCGCTGCCTCCCGGCGTACGCGGCGAGCTGTGGGTGGCGGGGCGTGCGGTGGCCCGGGGCTACGCCACAAACCCGGTCGAGACCGCCAGAGCCTTCGTCCGCTACCAGGATCAGACGTTCTATCGCACCGGAGACGCAGTGACCTTTTCTCCGGCGAGCGGATTCAACTACCTGGGACGCATCGACGATCAGGTGAAAATTAACGGCGTGCGCATCGAGCCCCGCGAGCTGGAACGGATGGTGGAAACCATGGCGGAGGTGCGGGCCAGTTGTCTGCTGCCGGTCAGCGAAGCAGGCGGCAAGCGGCAATGGCGGCTGTTCGTCGACAGCGCTGCGCCAGCGGCGCAACTGGAGCCCCGGGTTCGCGAGCACATTCGCCGGCATCTGCCGGAGTCGTGGACCCCGTCGCGAATTCTGGCGGTGAACGGTTTTGCGCGTACGCTCACCGGCAAGATCGATCGTCGGCGACTACTCGACATCGCCGCCCGACAGGCTCAGCAAGACGCCCTGACGGCGGCTGCGCAGGCGCCGCTGACGGACCCGGTGGAAGCGCAGGTGCAGGCGATCTGGCGCGACATTCTGGAGACCCCGGCAGTGGCGTCGGACATCAACTTTTTCGACGCCGGCGGCGACTCCATCAAAATTATTACCCTGCAGTCGCAGCTGCAGCAACGATTCGCCCGGGACATTGGCGTGGCGGTTATTTTTGAGCATCCGACCATCGCCTCCTTCGCTGCCTGGATCAGGCGCAGCGAAGCGTCCGCAGAGCACACCGGCGCGCAGACGGACCCGGCTGACGCCGGCGCTGCGTCCACTCAGGCACATATCCTGTCGTCCGCCCGTTCCGGCAAGAACCGGCTGGCCGACAGACGGCGTAAAGTAAAAGGAAGTTCAGTATCATGA